The following coding sequences lie in one Arthrobacter sp. PGP41 genomic window:
- a CDS encoding DUF4397 domain-containing protein codes for MRNRIFTAGAGAAAIAAAIALAGPAHAAEGDAQLSVLHGVPGLTVDVWVNGDRTLDDFTPGSLAGPLALPPGAYELAITASDAADASAAVIGPVSVTLAANGNYTAVANLDAAGNPTANLFTNNVSRIEAGKGKLTVRHTAAAPAVDVLAGGAAVVSNLANPNEQTLTLDPGTVSAAVAAAGTTAPVIGPADVTIAEGSHTIVYAWGSLADKNLQLAVQTIEGLHSAPASVPGARDGSGDAASTDPAALTVGFGAAALALLLGGLGVARTVAARRAG; via the coding sequence ATGCGCAACAGGATTTTTACAGCAGGCGCCGGTGCGGCGGCAATCGCGGCAGCCATAGCTCTCGCCGGCCCTGCCCACGCTGCGGAGGGGGATGCACAGTTGTCCGTCCTCCACGGCGTACCGGGCTTGACCGTGGATGTCTGGGTCAACGGGGACCGGACCCTGGACGACTTCACCCCCGGCAGCCTGGCCGGCCCGCTGGCACTGCCGCCAGGGGCCTACGAACTCGCCATAACCGCCTCGGATGCCGCCGACGCGTCCGCGGCCGTCATAGGCCCGGTCAGTGTCACGCTGGCCGCCAACGGCAACTACACCGCCGTCGCCAACCTCGACGCAGCAGGCAACCCCACCGCCAACCTCTTCACCAACAACGTTTCCCGGATCGAGGCCGGCAAGGGCAAGCTGACCGTCCGGCACACCGCCGCAGCTCCCGCCGTGGACGTCCTCGCCGGCGGCGCCGCGGTAGTGTCCAACCTCGCCAACCCGAACGAACAGACCCTCACGCTTGACCCCGGCACCGTTTCGGCTGCAGTCGCTGCCGCCGGAACCACGGCACCGGTCATCGGTCCGGCCGACGTCACGATCGCCGAGGGTTCGCACACCATCGTGTACGCCTGGGGCAGCCTGGCGGACAAGAACCTCCAGCTGGCCGTGCAGACCATCGAGGGCCTGCACTCCGCTCCCGCCTCGGTGCCGGGAGCCCGTGACGGCTCCGGCGATGCTGCGTCGACTGACCCGGCGGCACTCACGGTTGGTTTCGGCGCCGCAGCGCTGGCCCTGCTCCTCGGCGGCCTAGGCGTAGCCCGTACCGTTGCCGCCCGCCGGGCAGGGTAA
- a CDS encoding class F sortase, with protein MDPRQHGGRANAGHANVAQANAGQIKTATTTAGECRRRPSVFSAAGILFAAALLLAGCAAGSSKPAPSSPPAASQAAAPGPAQPETPAAAGAAPVPDLPVRPAIPESAAAEPYPAWFTVAGTSIDMPLVPVGVANGGAMEIPDAFDRAGWYRFGPPPGSAAGTAVIAGHIDTKSDNAPFSQLKTVAPGTLVQVGRQGAPALNYRVVTVELMAKDKFDGDSVFRRTGPHELKVVTCGGEWLDERMDYSDNVIVTAVLE; from the coding sequence ATGGACCCGAGACAGCACGGTGGCAGGGCAAACGCCGGCCACGCAAACGTTGCGCAGGCCAACGCCGGACAGATAAAGACAGCCACGACGACGGCAGGCGAGTGCCGCCGTCGTCCTTCTGTTTTTTCTGCGGCCGGGATCCTGTTCGCGGCCGCACTGCTGCTTGCCGGCTGCGCAGCGGGCTCCTCCAAGCCCGCCCCATCCTCCCCGCCGGCCGCCAGCCAGGCAGCTGCGCCGGGGCCGGCCCAGCCGGAAACCCCGGCGGCCGCCGGGGCTGCGCCGGTTCCGGACCTTCCTGTGCGGCCCGCCATTCCGGAATCAGCGGCAGCGGAGCCTTACCCGGCCTGGTTCACCGTGGCAGGGACTTCCATCGACATGCCCCTGGTGCCGGTGGGAGTTGCGAACGGCGGGGCGATGGAAATCCCGGACGCCTTCGACCGGGCGGGCTGGTACCGGTTCGGCCCGCCCCCGGGATCCGCGGCCGGTACTGCCGTCATTGCCGGGCACATCGACACGAAATCGGACAACGCACCGTTCTCGCAGCTGAAGACGGTGGCCCCAGGAACCCTGGTGCAGGTGGGGCGCCAAGGTGCCCCTGCCCTGAACTACCGGGTGGTCACGGTGGAGTTGATGGCCAAGGACAAATTTGACGGAGATTCCGTGTTCCGGCGCACGGGTCCGCATGAACTCAAGGTGGTCACCTGCGGCGGCGAATGGCTGGACGAACGAATGGACTACAGCGACAATGTGATTGTCACCGCGGTCCTTGAGTGA
- a CDS encoding RNA polymerase sigma factor — protein sequence MATPDQASRGWEDELTSSFLAGDERALAAAYREFAPLVHTLAVRSLPDRSAADDVTQEVFIRVWRSRSTFNPQVARLPAWIVGITRNVISDTLSASARETRKALAVAGAGLADEAGSGLEDAELLADRILLDGELDRLGEPQGSIMKLAFYDDLTHEQISRKLGLPLGTVKSHIRRSLSHLRNRLEVNHAAP from the coding sequence TTGGCAACTCCCGACCAGGCTTCGCGGGGTTGGGAAGATGAGCTCACATCCTCCTTCCTGGCCGGAGACGAACGCGCCCTGGCCGCTGCCTACCGTGAATTCGCGCCGCTGGTGCACACCCTTGCAGTGCGTTCCCTGCCGGACCGCTCGGCGGCGGACGATGTCACCCAGGAGGTCTTCATCCGCGTATGGCGCTCCCGGAGCACCTTCAATCCACAGGTTGCCAGGCTTCCCGCCTGGATCGTGGGCATTACCCGGAACGTCATCTCGGACACCCTGTCCGCCTCGGCCCGGGAAACGCGGAAGGCCCTCGCGGTGGCGGGAGCCGGCCTGGCGGATGAAGCCGGGAGCGGCCTTGAAGATGCAGAACTCCTGGCTGACAGGATTCTCCTGGACGGGGAACTGGACAGGCTCGGCGAACCCCAGGGCTCCATCATGAAGCTTGCCTTCTACGATGACCTGACCCATGAGCAGATTTCGAGGAAACTTGGCCTGCCCCTTGGTACCGTCAAAAGCCACATCCGCCGCAGCTTGTCCCACCTGAGGAACAGATTGGAGGTAAACCATGCCGCACCTTGA
- a CDS encoding anti-sigma factor encodes MPHLDPEELSLLALYDDWDDGGSREHLRVCPECAADFAALRRAVEAVKTTPDAGSLERPGPHVWAGIHRELGLSESVQEDPLASAGPAAAERPAPAERQAVAGREETARGQSAAEPVSLQDRAGTRPAERRTTAWWQRPGTWMAAAAAAVLVTAGAVWSLNQAPRPLAEADLAPLAQFSAAGSAKVVEAADGSRALEIQLSKDEAKGYQEVWLIAPDLSRLVSLGVLNSESGTFQLPAGLELSEYPIVDVSDEPVDGNPAHSSVSIARGTLNT; translated from the coding sequence ATGCCGCACCTTGATCCGGAAGAGTTGAGCCTCCTTGCCCTGTACGACGACTGGGACGACGGCGGCAGCCGGGAACACCTGCGGGTCTGCCCTGAGTGCGCCGCAGACTTCGCTGCCCTTCGCCGGGCTGTGGAGGCGGTAAAGACGACGCCGGACGCCGGCAGCCTGGAGCGCCCCGGCCCCCACGTGTGGGCCGGGATCCATCGGGAACTGGGCCTGTCCGAGTCCGTGCAGGAGGATCCGCTGGCCAGCGCCGGGCCGGCGGCGGCGGAACGCCCGGCTCCTGCCGAACGTCAAGCAGTTGCCGGCCGTGAGGAGACAGCCCGCGGGCAGTCTGCGGCGGAGCCTGTTTCCCTGCAGGACAGGGCTGGAACCCGCCCCGCCGAGCGCCGAACCACAGCCTGGTGGCAGCGCCCGGGAACCTGGATGGCCGCTGCCGCAGCGGCAGTCCTGGTCACCGCAGGTGCTGTGTGGTCGCTCAACCAGGCGCCCCGGCCGCTTGCGGAGGCGGACCTGGCGCCACTTGCCCAGTTCTCCGCCGCCGGTTCGGCAAAGGTGGTGGAGGCGGCGGACGGCTCCCGTGCCTTGGAGATACAGCTCAGCAAGGACGAGGCGAAGGGCTACCAGGAAGTCTGGCTGATCGCCCCCGACCTCTCACGGCTGGTGAGCCTGGGCGTGCTGAATTCCGAATCGGGGACCTTCCAACTGCCTGCCGGCCTGGAACTCTCGGAGTACCCCATTGTTGACGTCTCTGACGAACCCGTGGACGGCAACCCGGCCCATTCAAGCGTTAGCATCGCCAGGGGCACGCTCAATACCTGA
- the araB gene encoding ribulokinase, with amino-acid sequence MDAVGAPDTFVVGVDYGTLSGRAVVVRVRDGKELGSGVYDYPHAVVTDRLPEDVTGRGADGRTVRLPGEWALQVPNDYREVLRKAVPAALAEAGIDPAAVVGIATDFTACTMVPATADGTPLNEVPGFENRPHAYVKLWRHHAAQPQADRINRLAAERGEDWLSRYGGLISSEWEFAKGLQLLEEDPEAYAAMDHWVEAADWIVWQLCGRYVRNACTAGYKGIYQDGRYPSRDFLAALNPAFKDFVNTKLEHTIGRLGESAGYLTAEAASWTGLPEGIAVAVGNVDAHVTAPAAKAVDPGQLVAIMGTSTCHVMNGAELREVPGMCGVVDGGIVDGLWGYEAGQSGVGDIFGWFTKYGVPPEYHRAAEAAGLGIHEYLTELASRQAIGEHGLIALDWHSGNRSVLVDHELSGIVVGQTLATRPEDTYRALLEATAFGTRTIVDAFRDAGVPVKEFIVAGGLLKNPLLMQIYADATGLQLSTIGSAQGPALGSAIHAAVAAGAYPDIREAAAAMGSEPGEVYTPIPENVAAYEELFQEYKTLHDYFGRGANDVMHRLKAIQRRAAGAVLPGTTAGPAVRATAGVSA; translated from the coding sequence ATGGACGCAGTGGGTGCCCCGGACACATTTGTTGTCGGCGTAGACTACGGAACGCTCTCGGGCCGCGCAGTAGTGGTGCGGGTTCGCGACGGCAAGGAACTCGGCAGCGGTGTGTATGACTATCCGCATGCCGTGGTGACGGATCGCCTCCCGGAGGATGTGACGGGCCGCGGCGCGGACGGAAGAACCGTGCGGCTTCCCGGCGAATGGGCCCTCCAGGTGCCCAACGACTACCGGGAGGTCCTGCGCAAAGCTGTTCCCGCAGCCCTTGCCGAGGCGGGGATTGACCCGGCCGCCGTCGTCGGAATTGCCACGGACTTCACCGCCTGCACCATGGTGCCGGCTACAGCGGACGGTACACCGCTGAACGAGGTGCCAGGGTTTGAAAACCGTCCGCACGCCTACGTCAAGCTCTGGCGCCACCACGCGGCGCAGCCACAGGCGGACCGCATCAACCGGCTGGCAGCCGAGCGCGGCGAAGACTGGCTGTCCCGCTACGGCGGGCTCATTTCCTCCGAATGGGAGTTTGCCAAGGGCCTGCAGCTCCTTGAAGAAGATCCGGAAGCCTACGCGGCAATGGACCACTGGGTTGAGGCAGCCGACTGGATCGTCTGGCAGCTGTGCGGCCGGTACGTCCGCAACGCGTGCACCGCCGGCTACAAGGGCATTTACCAGGACGGGCGCTACCCGTCACGGGATTTCCTGGCCGCGCTGAACCCGGCGTTCAAGGACTTTGTCAACACCAAGCTCGAACACACCATCGGCCGGCTGGGTGAATCCGCCGGGTACCTGACTGCCGAAGCCGCTTCCTGGACCGGCCTGCCGGAGGGCATCGCCGTGGCCGTGGGCAACGTTGACGCCCACGTTACCGCCCCGGCGGCGAAGGCAGTTGATCCCGGCCAGCTGGTGGCCATCATGGGCACCTCCACCTGCCACGTCATGAACGGGGCCGAACTACGTGAAGTGCCCGGGATGTGCGGGGTGGTGGACGGCGGCATCGTGGACGGACTCTGGGGCTACGAGGCCGGCCAGTCCGGCGTTGGGGACATCTTCGGCTGGTTCACCAAGTACGGCGTGCCGCCGGAATACCACCGGGCGGCCGAAGCGGCGGGCCTGGGAATCCACGAATACCTCACTGAACTGGCTTCTCGGCAGGCCATCGGCGAGCACGGACTGATCGCCCTGGACTGGCACTCGGGCAACCGCTCGGTCCTCGTGGACCACGAGCTCTCCGGCATCGTGGTGGGCCAGACCCTGGCCACGCGCCCGGAGGACACCTACCGCGCACTGCTGGAAGCCACCGCCTTCGGCACCCGCACCATCGTGGACGCTTTCCGCGACGCCGGCGTCCCCGTGAAGGAGTTCATCGTGGCCGGCGGCCTGCTCAAGAACCCGCTCCTCATGCAGATCTATGCGGACGCCACCGGCCTGCAGCTTTCCACCATCGGGTCCGCCCAGGGCCCGGCACTGGGATCGGCCATCCACGCGGCCGTGGCCGCCGGCGCCTACCCGGACATCCGGGAAGCGGCAGCTGCCATGGGCTCCGAACCAGGCGAGGTGTACACCCCAATTCCGGAAAACGTGGCTGCTTACGAGGAACTGTTCCAGGAATACAAGACCCTGCACGACTACTTCGGCCGCGGCGCAAACGACGTGATGCACCGGCTCAAGGCCATCCAGCGCAGGGCTGCCGGAGCAGTGCTTCCCGGCACCACGGCAGGACCCGCTGTCCGCGCCACGGCAGGGGTTTCCGCGTGA
- a CDS encoding L-ribulose-5-phosphate 4-epimerase — MSAGKAAGTGILETIARVREEVCALHAELTRYELVVWTAGNVSARVPGHELMVIKPSGVSYQDLTPDQMVVTDLYGAPVDGDATGAWVNPPLSPSSDTAAHAYVYRHMPEVGGVVHTHSTYATAWAARGEAIPCVLTMMSDEFGGSIPVGPFALIGDDSIGHGIVETLKNSNSPAVLMQNHGPFAIGKDARSAVKAAVMCEEVARTVHIARQLGEPIAIDQGSIDSLYARYQNVYGQ; from the coding sequence GTGAGCGCCGGGAAGGCGGCGGGAACCGGAATCCTGGAAACCATCGCCCGCGTCAGGGAAGAAGTCTGTGCCCTGCACGCCGAGCTGACCCGGTACGAACTGGTGGTATGGACTGCGGGCAACGTCTCGGCCCGCGTCCCCGGCCACGAGCTGATGGTCATCAAGCCCTCCGGCGTCTCCTACCAGGACCTCACCCCGGACCAGATGGTGGTCACCGACCTCTACGGCGCACCCGTGGATGGCGATGCAACAGGCGCGTGGGTCAATCCGCCGCTCTCGCCGTCGTCGGACACTGCTGCCCACGCGTACGTCTACCGCCACATGCCCGAAGTGGGCGGGGTGGTGCACACGCACTCCACCTACGCCACCGCGTGGGCGGCCCGCGGCGAGGCCATCCCCTGCGTGCTCACCATGATGAGCGATGAATTCGGCGGGTCCATCCCGGTGGGGCCGTTCGCGCTGATCGGCGACGATTCGATCGGCCACGGCATCGTGGAGACGCTCAAGAACTCCAACTCCCCGGCCGTTTTGATGCAGAACCATGGCCCCTTCGCCATCGGCAAGGACGCCCGCTCCGCCGTGAAGGCCGCCGTGATGTGCGAGGAAGTGGCCCGCACCGTCCACATCGCCCGGCAGCTGGGCGAGCCGATCGCTATCGACCAGGGCTCCATCGACTCCCTCTACGCCCGCTACCAGAACGTTTACGGCCAGTAA